Genomic DNA from Fundulus heteroclitus isolate FHET01 unplaced genomic scaffold, MU-UCD_Fhet_4.1 scaffold_178, whole genome shotgun sequence:
AGTGAGGAAGTGGGTTTGCTGGATAAATAAAGCTGGGTGTCATCTGCGTAACAATAAAAATTAATGTTGAATTTGCGGAAAATACtgccaaggggaaggaggtaggtgatgaagaggaggagcctTGAGGGACACCAGAAGTGACAGGGGAAGGGTGGGATGTGAAAGATTTGAGTTGAATAAACTGAGTGCAGTCGGAGAGATATGAGCGGAACCAGTCAAGAGGTGTGAGAGATGCCATAAGTTGATAATCTATTGAGGAGAATGGGATGAGAAATGGTATCAAACGGCACACTAAGAtcaaggaggatgaggatggttTAGATGAGGAGGATTTAGATGAACGTGTTTAGTTTGACAAACCTCGTTcactgtgtgcctctgataactgttgttttggtaGAATTATTTTAACgtagtgaatatatatatatatatatatatatatatatatatatatacatacatacacaggaattatttcataaagtttATTTGTAGTTCAAACATTAGAGTGTATAACATTTTGTCTTGCCAAAAGCTCCTCTTTCCAGCCCACTTCTGCCAAAACATACCATGAGCTGCGGTGTTATGCCcaaaagtgcatgcctgccaaaatatgcatcccctgtcgcAGGAGCGCGCCTCActctgtacaactgaatatcgacggaaaactgattaaaatatgaccaacggagcgacttgttcttatattaattatattaaaaaaagagtgtgagaaaaaaaaatcagttatttattttaaaacatttctgctgaGAGAAATCTTGAGGTTCCCATAAAGAGTTTGAGACATGAtcaatgtttgctgtgttcGGATGATCTTAACATCTCATTCAAGGACATCCTGGTTGCAAATCTGGGctgccagattgactcgggtcctgccccttctgatgacgtcactatacatagTTGGTATAACGTTTGAGTGCATAATAAAAAGGCAAACTTCCCTCCATAGAAACCCCAGCTGTGGGTTAACTGACAGACGCCTGTAGAGACGCATGCTCCTCCCACCGACAACCTTTCATTCACTTCATATACATACTGGCAGACAGCCATCTCTGACTTTCTGGTTCTACCTGATATTTAAAACTATTTCCTGCTTCAGTTCGTGAACAAAACGACGCACGTTTGCCGTGAAAAATGAAAGAGCAGTTTAAGGTCATTACATAAATGTTACCGgggggtgtaaaaaaaaaaagtcaacttaaagAGGACATCAGACACACTAAACCATCGATGAGCCGGCTAAAGTTGGTCTAAAACATTCTCGCCGAGGCTCAGATAACGCACAGACacgtttttaaatgttttagattttccTTCACCATTAATGACACATCGCAGGGGCTGACACTTTAAAACAGCTACGGAATATCAATGAATCCCACCATCTACCAGCGAACAGAGAGAATCTCACCTTGGCGTCCTGCGCTGCGCCGCTTCAACTCTGAGGCTCTGACTTCCTTAATGAATGCAAGGTTGAGGTGAGAGCGATACAACCACCTCATCAGCAGCTGATGTCGTAACTGGATGGAGGAGTTGCGCAATGACGCGCAGATCCGGATCGGACCGATGGATCCGCACTGtcagagttgtagtatgaactagatgaggttatctatgtatactacaagtttggtggcactataATGATCAATAGTGTAGTCATTGCTCGTTTTATACATATTCTATTGATAAAATAGAGGTGCCATTTGCCATTTAGTCTTTGGGAAATTCCTCAAAATATGTGTTAttttcaaatcaaataaatgtggTGTGATATACATGAGATCAGATACACATGAAATTAATTTGATAACAATCCACCTCTCCTTGGTGacgctgttgaatatttctctctgattatttttttctggagtTGCAACTTGCACACGGTCCCTAAGCATCTGCGgagcagcgagctctgcattgggtccaatgtaattctcccagcgcggtgagagactcgttttgaggaaactacggttgtagctgactgtctgccttgctgtggtttcacagagaggtgtctgttttgtagaataaatcatccgccgatgagttattgatccggaaaagccgaatctgtgaatatctttctaactttactgAAGTTGCGGATCCAACTTGGGTAAAGTTAGAAAGACTAAATGGCAAATGGCACCTCTATTTTATCAATAGAATAAGTATAAAATGAGCAATGACTACACTATTGATCATtatagtgccaccaaacttgtagtatacatagataacctcatctagtactacaactcttactttgggaagaTAGGCCAAActctatttttgtttgtttttcattgttattataaGCGTATAATAATCAATAAGTACACTATAGATTATTGTAGTGCCAGccatgctgcgcagtaaataaaatccaagctgaactgtaaacaaaataataaaccaagttttttttaaccattttgccactctggtgtgatggtgtaccacgcCCGGCTCACTGagtgccaggtgctgatcggagcgcaccactgattgatgggttggaaaggcctcacatccgatggtcgcctttttggtataatggtcggggtccccacttatcaaagctgcgaacgtcttcgcaacagtcaaggacttaagcatccctgccgctttcaccCACTATActagtggacagcctcttgtgcaaaccaagacaagaggactttaaatGACCAGCTGCAAACCGCTCAGCCaggtgttatgccgaaaagtgcatccctaccgagatatgcatcccctgtcgTGGGAGcacgcctcgctctgtacagctgaatatcgacgaagaaaacggattaaaattTGACCAACGGagttacttgttcttatattagtGATATCAAAACGTTCTAATATACCtcttgtgtggaaaaaaaacggtgtttatttggcagattaatttaattgtggtgacccccccacttgggattgttggatgtaagtgttatgtgggaatgtgtgtacagcggcccttttttttttttttttttttttttaagtctgtgtgtggtgagtggggcactagggagggatggtgtgaatgagttttttttttttcaggttcgggttcggtccgctccctctcccaagaacatctcaagtctccgctaggtgcggagcccatccccccacgtcctgccctcctccgctgcgctggcaggcgccttggccctctggcgcgttgcCGGTCCTCGGGTTTCGGGCGGGTTCCCGGATGGGCGCCATTCCCATcggggaatgggccggcgcccatcGGGGAATGGCCCGGAATGGCCCGGCCAACCCCTGGGGGGCCTGGCACCCGCCGCGGGGCCCCtagggcctctggccctcagggcccatggccgggaccacctCAGCGCGGCTGGCTGCTGGCAGAGCCcatgcagatttcctgtgttggcccctcttgggcgcaTTGtgttgggggcccctttgggagtccgagattatgggtcccctgacgcctgcctctgtgctcggggaaggcgggtcttcggttctccacaatcactatcaagccatttccttctggataattttcacctaaactagtgcactctcacaaactcccacaggtggtgggtcccaggtattaaatgttcacttatatacagaaagcctgtaatttatttatttatttagtttctttcACTCTTGTttcaggtatcactttacacatgtcagcttaaataataatacatatgatttagcaatggtatcaaggtgttactcgattgtatctgttgctttatgtctgttggttgtgctgttctttttgtgtctctttccaggtgatggagcagacagaggacgttttatcattctctcccttttatctcttctttctttcacctcttctttcttttttttctcttcttgttcttcctttactctcctactttcctattgtagtgtccatataatttggaATTCTCCCTGCAGAattcacaataaagctattaacatgcataaatcaagcggagcactatggcgaaagctgtttgctccacttgtaaaagtaaaatctgtcgagctctatttggcattgagacatcaattcttattgtcacattgctagacaggacactggggggaaaaaagtattaATAGTTTTGGTCTAAACTATTTTACTCATTTGCTATCATGTCACACACCCAGCAGACCCTCTGCTTTTTAGCTTCACCTAGCTCCAGGTCTATAGGTCTTTTGCTGGATACTAGAGGGGGAAACTAAAACTCAGTGTGAGACTTCTATTATTCATTATGGTCTCACCCTTGAAAAAGCCATCCTACAGATTTCGCAACCGTGGCCTAGGAGATAAGAGTTTGTCCTATAACCAGCAGGTTGCTCATTTGAACCCACATCTGTCCATCTCTGCTGTTGTCCGCCTTTCCTACTGCCAGTGGTCAGAGAGCCACTGACAGAGAGCCCAGTGTTGCCATCTGTATGACAGCTTTGCTTCTGCCTAGAGAAGCTGTGGGTAAATATGTAGCTTATCATTGTCAGCACGTTGAATATGTGCAAAGCACTTTGGAGTCCACCAACTTGATAAAAGTGATATACAGGTACAGGATATTTTCTATTAGAGCAGTTGAGtgtgttttaaaaagcaaattatTAGAATTATCCTTTTAGCCTGGCTTTTTGTAAAAGTGAGGCTTTTAATCGCGTCACTTCATTTGATTGCTTATTAAACTATGTTTATCCTTGGTTTCCTCTATCACATATCAATATGATCTTAATGTCTTGATAACAATTATTATATTAGTCatatttttagcattttatattTCAAGATAAATGCAATGGGatcatatgttttatttttaaatatctgtcTTGTTAAAGTTTTTCAGAATGCTTCTTTTTTCTTACTGATAACATTATTCTCTTTTCTAGAAtgacagttattttattttatttatatgttaagataagataagataagataagatagtctttattgatctcacaatggagaaattcactcgtcacatcggctcatacaagaaggtgcagagtaggaaaggtgcattcagttatatacagtgaatcttcagtgaatatatacaatggatcaaaaagaataccaaaaaaatacaaaagaaataggaatggacATATGATGTCATGTTATGGTTGTCTGCATGCTTGTTTCTTGTCTCAACTTCGGAAACAGccttttgttacatttgtttacattaaaaGTAATCCACTATAATCTGATCATTTGATTCTTGTGTTTATAGGTAAAACAAAAGTATGACATTCTCATATTACTCTGATCACATTAATGGAAGTGAAGGGAACTTACCTGGGAAACTGGGCTATGTCCCATGTTTGGCTCAAACATTTTTTCAAAACTCATGACTCTTCAGTTACTTCAGTAAAGCTGTAGATACCTATGGAGATTACAGATAGACAAAACAGACTTTATGTGGCAGGCTCACATTGTCATAGTTCAGACCATTAGCTAATACTTTGACAGAAGATCCTGCTATGGATAAAATATCTGATTCTCACTACAGAAAAACTTTGGTCAGACTACTCTTAAAGCTGTGGTGCCACCAGCAGGAGGTGTGTGAAAAATTTCAATTTCTATTACTtaagaaagaaactgaattaattcatgttttttttatagaataaaattaaaatcaacatGTTACTATAACATTGACAAAGACGCaacatcaaaaatataaacagcagtcattccttaaaataaaaaccttcagatttatattttgttcttcagaaagcaaaacacaaaacaaaataaaaacaagtagcTGAGAATCATGATCATACAAAATATTACCTTAATGTTTCACGCTGCCTTAGATCTGGTGTTCTGGTGTCCTCTTCCTCTCAGTCCTTGCATAGACAAGCTCTACCCTGCACATGTGATTTACAGCAAACTCTTTTTTCACTATTTACTCTGTTTCCACCATGACCTGATATTCTGACTGTCTGCTGTTCTACTGCTGAGTTTCTCAGTCTAAAATAAACTCCACCCAGCCCTGATCATGTGACTTACAataagatctgcagcatctctgGAGTAACAGTTACTTTCACTTTCAACTTCAACAGACTTCTTTCAACTTCAACTTCACTTTTCCTGTTGGGAGTGGGGGTTATAGGCCTTTATCATGTTTCCATAAACTGATATTCTACTGCTCTCCTGCTGATTTTCTCACTCAGATCAGATGCTTATTTCCACCGTGTCTTAAAAATAGACCATTGTTCATTAAAAGTCAAGAGACTTAGAGCCCTGGGCTTTGGGTTATCTGGGTAAAGCAGAGACTGGGGATTTTAAgttgtgttaaaatgtgtttccattgctatgagtaatttatttaaatcagcctAATGACATACGGTTAAGTTGTGAAGAAAACTGCAGTACACCTTCAGTCCATTGGATGGTGGCAATAGAAAACCACAGGCCCAACAGACAAAGGCAGACTGACGTTGCTCCACTTGcctcagaaaattaaaataggAGCAGAGAATGGGGTAAACGGGAGtaaaaaacattacagtaaaTACAATCAGGGAAGTCaagattccaaaataaaatcaaaaggttaggattccaatatggcCAGCAAAGgctattgttttgtttgtacctcataaaattacaatttttttatgttaccaCTATTTTATCAGGTAGGTTGGTTCAGAACCAATTCTTATTTTCAACGATAGCcatgtcaaaacaaaaatgtccttTGAAGCTGTACCTTCCACATAAAAACacctttaatttgtttgttcAGAGTTGCTGCTGCTAAATGTAACATTAATTTTAGATGCACTCTATACTGTGCCTTGTAAAACAACCGGGTTTTATCATAGTATACTGTTGATGTGaggagctgccatattggaCCCGACAATCAGcttaaaaaatgtatctaacTTTCTGAGGGGAAAGTCTccatggagtattagggccaggCTAGagaagattttttaaaaaagctacgagaataaagtcataacattataagaataaagtcataatattatcAGAATAACGTTGCATTTTATGACAACTCTTACGTGAAGAAAGAACCAAACGGATCCAGAAGAAATTGCATCTTTCGTGGAAGAGGAGCTGTCTGGTAGTGGTCAACAACAAGGCTATCGGTGGTTACATCAGCGTGCCATTCAAAGAGGGTTTTTTGTTTCCCAGAACACAATGAGGATGATCATCAAAATTTTAGATCCAGAGGGAGTGGAACTTCGGCGAGCACGACATGTCCGACGTTGGCAGTGCATCAGCAGGACCAATGCACTGTGGCATATGCATTCATATGATAAACTTAAGCCGTCTGGCATAGCAATTAATGGCTGCATTGACGGATTTAGTCATCACATCATGTGGATAGAAgcgtattaaaaaaaaaaaaaatcaaacatactttaataatcccagagggaaattgcagAAACACATATAAAGAAATCAGAACGAATTACTGCACAAAGTTATGgtaaaaaacatgaacaatgaTCACACTTACAGAAACGTATTAAATACTTAATAGCCTTTCTTGGTCATGGCAACTTGAAGGCGTTTCTTTATAAACTAGACAGATCTTGTATTTTTCAGGTGAAACATGGCGTAATAAATTACATCCAAAGACTTTAGCCTCTGATCACCAGACTCTAGTCTTTGTGTTTCACCTGTTTGTCCAGTATGGCTGAAAGGCTTATGTACAGAACTGTAGAAAAGTCCGTAATCTGGCTTACAAAAACAcatagaaaaacattcaaaacactATTACCAGTCACATTTTTACACAGTTTCATATTCAGGATAAATTTGTCCATCTGCTAGTATAAttgagacatttttttctggATTTAAGGCAATATTAGGATCACTTCATTTATCCACTGTCAGTTTTATCGGCAAACAAGTGCtcaaaacaactaaataaaaagataacctgaCTTATATGAATCAACAACAAAAGCAGGTATGACTCAAAGACTTATGTACAGACCTGTAGAAAAGTGcttaatctgtttttaaatcaacataaaTGGACAACTTCCTCAGTTGCATTGGTGATTTTCTTTCAGTAATTCTTAGCTTTGCACAGAGGTTGAAGTCATTAACATCGCTGCGCTGAGGCCTACTGGCGATCCTTCCTCAGTACAAACTTCAGGCCGTGGTCTCCGTTGGAGTCGTAGCTCTGGTACGCCGGCAGCGAGGGCCAGTCCGGCTGGTAGGTGGTGGTGCTGTACACAGACGCCTCAGTGATGTTCCCAGGCGATAGTTCGTTGTCCGCCACGTCTGCCAGCTCGTTGATTTCCAGCTCTACTGCAGTCCGCTGGTACATGGTGGGGATGTTCTCGAACCAGTCCAGGTATTTCAGCATCTTATCGTCCACTCTGTAGAGCTCTCCATGGACTCTGTGGCCTTGTCCCGGGAGGTTAAGGAGGAAGGGGAGGTTGTACTGAGTAGCGATCACCAGTGGGTACTTCTGGACGGTTGTAGCTGTGGCGAGGAGCTCCGCCTTTCCATTACTGCTGTCTGTTATGAGAGGGTAGTTTGGCTGCGCCCTCTTTAGGGAGCCGTAAACAAAGACGCGATGCATGaggacagaagaagaagaaggcacCTGGGAATAAAGAAGGGGTTGTTTGTTCAAAAGCAGATCAACTAAACAGGTCAGTTTAAAGAGCATTAAATAATCATATAAAATCTAGAAAACACTCTTGATAAATACTTTTatgttttcaggacaccacctgaTGCATGATGACATGCGACTAAACAcctcatcactggtcagatcaggcagggaaccagagaaaattacgaagtccgacattgttttagcaaactcacacaccgaagcaacaccaactttagtgacctctgatcggcgtgaccgggtgtcattaccgccagcgtgaataacaatcttactgtatttacgcttatccttagccagcagttagcaggtaggatttgatgtcGCCCGATCTGGCCCCTGGCgggcatttgactatggtccctggaGTCTCTaatgccacgtttctgactatggagctgccaataaccAGGGttggcttctcagcgggtgtgtcgctgagtggggaaaatttgttagaaacgcagacgggttggtggtgacctgggggctgGAATCTACAGCTATACCCagccagccagcctggttaccctACTGCTTGGGTGCTGTTGGGGAATCGCAACGTGAAGCTAATCTTTGTGGATCCGCGCTATCCAAGGGGCGGCTATCtgttggtttttcaacagcacagaGCCgagtctccaattctgacaccctcaccTCCAAAGCTActaaaacactacatttattatgCATACTGTTAAGGCTTGATGAGGGCTACAACATCGGAATAAAGATAAATACTGCTATTATCATTgttattgatatatatatatatatatatatatatatatatatatatatatatatatatatatatatatatatatatatatatatatatatatatatatatataaaaatgtggcCCAGATAGTGATTCCTGTGGAACACCTTTACCTAGAAGTGATTTCTTCCGTCTTAATGCACTGACTTATATCAGTATATCAGAAGGATCATTCCCATCTATTGCTGGCCTAATAATTGAAGTAAGTAAAATATAactgtgtatttttaaatgtgagTTGCCAAAGTTtagggctttcttacaatactttTTCTGAGATACATTTTAACCAACTTCTGAAATCCTTGTTTTCAAACCAAACCCCACTCAGCCCCCTTTTCTATGATAAAGGAGCTGGAAGATGACAACTAACTTTTATATTCAAAATCTCTGAGCAATAAAGATATGAAACTTACATGTATTCAACGACATTAAATTCTGATTTGGACAGAACTTATTAATGAAGCATTTCTTATTCCGAAAGCAACAACGAGAAGACAGCTGACCCGGAAGTTaatccaaaacacattttatgcaaAACACTCCTAATATTTACGCATTTTTTTCTATTGGGGAACAtggacattatatacgtagacgcctcattgggcgggttcttcCTATGCTGCGATGCACGTCACACATAGCAAGCttgctcagtgtttgcggaagtaaacatggattataatgctggtgCGCATTTTGtgatctttaatttcttttctaaccggagctttttctccattgactgctc
This window encodes:
- the LOC110367387 gene encoding gamma-glutamylaminecyclotransferase C-like; its protein translation is MHRVFVYGSLKRAQPNYPLITDSSNGKAELLATATTVQKYPLVIATQYNLPFLLNLPGQGHRVHGELYRVDDKMLKYLDWFENIPTMYQRTAVELEINELADVADNELSPGNITEASVYSTTTYQPDWPSLPAYQSYDSNGDHGLKFVLRKDRQ